One part of the Arthrobacter tumbae genome encodes these proteins:
- a CDS encoding succinate dehydrogenase iron-sulfur subunit, whose protein sequence is MSTPTVEKEPASKVDLAPGVGGGGEIPTFDITLKVRRYNPEVSDEAHWDEWKLTMYGTDRVLDALHKVKWEHDGTVSFRRSCAHGVCGSDAMRINGRNRLACKTLLKDLDTSKPILVEPIKGLPVEKDLIVDMEPFFQSYREIMPFLINRGHEPTQERLQSAEERERFDDTTKCILCAACTSSCPVFWTDGQYFGPAAIVNAHRFIFDSRDDAGDMRLEILNDKEGVWRCRTTFNCTEACPRGIQVTQAIAEVKQAILSRKV, encoded by the coding sequence ATGAGCACACCAACAGTCGAAAAAGAACCGGCCTCGAAGGTCGACCTGGCACCCGGAGTAGGCGGGGGCGGCGAGATTCCCACCTTCGACATCACCCTGAAGGTGCGGCGCTACAACCCCGAGGTCTCCGATGAGGCGCACTGGGACGAGTGGAAGCTCACCATGTACGGCACGGACCGTGTGCTGGACGCCCTGCATAAGGTGAAGTGGGAGCATGACGGCACCGTCTCGTTCCGCCGCTCCTGCGCGCACGGCGTCTGCGGCTCTGATGCCATGCGGATCAACGGCCGGAACCGGCTGGCCTGCAAGACCCTGCTGAAGGACCTCGACACCTCCAAGCCCATCCTGGTCGAGCCGATCAAGGGCCTGCCGGTTGAAAAGGACCTCATTGTCGACATGGAGCCGTTCTTCCAGTCGTACCGCGAGATCATGCCGTTCCTCATCAACCGCGGCCACGAGCCGACCCAGGAGCGCCTGCAGTCGGCAGAGGAGCGCGAGCGGTTCGATGACACCACCAAGTGCATCCTGTGCGCTGCGTGCACCTCATCCTGTCCCGTCTTCTGGACTGACGGCCAGTACTTCGGGCCGGCCGCGATCGTCAACGCGCACCGCTTCATCTTCGACTCACGCGATGACGCCGGTGACATGCGCCTGGAGATCCTCAACGACAAGGAAGGCGTGTGGCGCTGCCGCACCACCTTCAACTGCACCGAGGCGTGCCCACGCGGCATCCAGGTAACGCAGGCGATCGCCGAGGTCAAGCAGGCCATTTTGTCCCGCAAGGTCTAG
- the trpS gene encoding tryptophan--tRNA ligase produces MTSTATRQRVLSGMQPSGSSLHLGNYLGALVQWVQMQDSYDAIYFIPDLHAITVPQDPAELAERTRLTAAQYIAGGVDVDKCTLFVQSHVPEHAQLAWVLNCITGFGEASRMTQFKDKSLKQGTDSTSVGLFTYPVLQAADILLYQPEGVPVGEDQRQHIELSRDLAQRFNTRFGETFVVPRPFIQKESAKIYDLQNPTAKMSKSASSAAGLINIMDEPKVTAKRIKSAVTDDGTEIRFDREEKPGVSNLLSIYSLMTGKSMEDVVGHFEGRMYGHLKVELADVVVDRLEPVRTRTLELLGDPGELDRLLSVGAEKAREIASVTLADVFSKVGFLPARGRGPAGAF; encoded by the coding sequence ATGACCTCCACCGCAACACGCCAGCGGGTACTGTCCGGTATGCAGCCCTCAGGCAGCTCCCTTCACCTGGGGAACTATCTCGGAGCCCTCGTGCAATGGGTGCAGATGCAGGACTCCTATGACGCGATCTACTTCATTCCGGACCTCCACGCCATCACGGTGCCCCAGGACCCGGCGGAGCTCGCAGAGCGCACCCGGCTGACCGCCGCGCAGTACATCGCGGGCGGCGTGGACGTGGACAAGTGCACGCTCTTCGTGCAGTCACACGTGCCGGAACACGCGCAGCTCGCGTGGGTGCTCAATTGCATCACCGGGTTCGGCGAGGCTTCCCGCATGACCCAGTTCAAGGACAAGTCGCTCAAGCAGGGCACCGACTCCACCTCGGTGGGGCTGTTCACCTATCCCGTGCTGCAGGCCGCGGACATCCTGCTGTACCAGCCGGAAGGCGTTCCCGTCGGAGAGGACCAGCGCCAGCACATTGAGTTGAGCCGGGACCTGGCACAGCGGTTCAATACGCGCTTCGGTGAGACGTTCGTAGTGCCCAGGCCGTTCATCCAGAAGGAATCGGCCAAAATCTACGATCTTCAGAACCCCACCGCCAAAATGTCCAAGTCGGCAAGCTCTGCGGCGGGCCTGATCAACATCATGGATGAACCGAAAGTCACTGCCAAGCGCATCAAGTCTGCCGTGACGGATGACGGCACCGAGATCCGCTTCGACCGCGAGGAGAAACCGGGCGTTTCCAATCTGCTGTCCATCTACTCACTCATGACCGGGAAGAGCATGGAAGACGTCGTCGGTCACTTCGAGGGCCGGATGTACGGGCATCTGAAAGTGGAGTTGGCGGACGTGGTGGTTGATCGCCTTGAGCCTGTGCGCACACGGACGCTGGAGCTGCTCGGTGATCCGGGTGAGCTTGACCGGCTGCTCTCGGTAGGTGCGGAAAAGGCGCGTGAAATCGCGTCGGTTACGCTGGCAGATGTGTTCTCCAAGGTAGGTTTTCTCCCTGCGCGCGGCCGCGGTCCGGCGGGTGCTTTCTAG
- a CDS encoding 2'-5' RNA ligase family protein, which translates to MSHPVSDTEQRQPTYVVGRRAVEGKLVGVVIAIPEPIAGELERWRASFGDPMAALVPPHITLITTTPAADWPSTIAHVREVASAQSSFTVTLKSTGTFRPLTPVVFVNVTEGFDSCVHLHRRLQAGPLARDLEYPFHPHVTVAHDVSEANMDSAEVQLDDFEASFTVRTMGLYEHDVTGVWKLREELAFGQNATAGEEPGA; encoded by the coding sequence ATGAGCCACCCCGTCAGCGATACCGAGCAGCGCCAACCGACCTATGTAGTGGGTCGGCGTGCTGTGGAGGGCAAGCTCGTGGGAGTGGTCATCGCCATCCCGGAGCCCATTGCCGGCGAACTTGAGCGCTGGCGTGCCTCCTTCGGCGACCCCATGGCTGCTCTCGTCCCACCGCACATCACGCTGATCACCACCACCCCGGCTGCCGACTGGCCGTCGACCATCGCCCACGTGCGTGAGGTCGCTTCCGCGCAAAGTTCCTTCACGGTTACCCTCAAAAGCACCGGCACCTTTCGTCCGCTCACCCCCGTGGTCTTTGTCAACGTCACTGAAGGTTTCGATTCCTGCGTTCACCTGCACCGGCGATTGCAGGCGGGGCCCCTCGCCCGCGACCTCGAATACCCCTTCCACCCGCACGTCACCGTGGCCCACGACGTCAGCGAAGCCAACATGGATTCGGCGGAGGTGCAGCTCGACGACTTCGAGGCATCCTTCACCGTACGTACCATGGGACTGTACGAGCACGATGTCACGGGTGTGTGGAAACTACGGGAAGAGCTCGCTTTTGGCCAGAACGCTACCGCCGGCGAAGAACCAGGCGCCTGA
- a CDS encoding succinate dehydrogenase hydrophobic membrane anchor subunit, with amino-acid sequence MAAPIVESPRAGRISPQYRRSGSSKGNFEMFAWLFMRLSGVVLVVLIFVHLWTSLIAGDGIEGVDFGFVAGKWADPLWQVWDLVMLWLAMLHGTNGVRVIINDYAEKDSTRFWLKNVLYVSTVVIVVLGTLVIFTFDPCPVVNGVPHVADYCPAP; translated from the coding sequence ATGGCTGCTCCCATCGTTGAATCCCCCCGTGCCGGCCGCATCTCACCGCAGTATCGGCGCAGCGGCAGTTCCAAGGGCAACTTCGAAATGTTCGCGTGGCTGTTCATGCGGCTCTCGGGCGTGGTTCTCGTGGTGCTCATCTTCGTTCACCTCTGGACCAGCCTCATCGCCGGTGACGGCATCGAGGGCGTTGACTTCGGATTCGTCGCGGGCAAGTGGGCGGACCCGCTGTGGCAGGTCTGGGACCTCGTCATGCTTTGGCTTGCCATGCTGCACGGAACCAACGGTGTCCGCGTCATCATCAATGACTACGCAGAAAAGGACTCCACCCGGTTCTGGCTGAAGAACGTGCTCTACGTTTCCACAGTCGTCATCGTTGTACTCGGCACCCTGGTGATTTTCACCTTCGATCCGTGCCCCGTGGTCAACGGAGTACCGCACGTCGCCGACTACTGCCCGGCGCCCTAA
- the sdhA gene encoding succinate dehydrogenase flavoprotein subunit → MQVHKYDVVIVGAGGAGMRAAIESGQRARTAVLTKLYPTRSHTGAAQGGMCAALANVEEDNWEWHTFDTVKGGDYLVDQDAAEVMAKEAIDAVLDLEKMGLPFNRTPEGRIDQRRFGGHTRDHGKAPVRRSCYAADRTGHMILQTLYQNCVKHNVEFFNEYYVLDMLTVDEEFTVDGVTRIRKRVAGVVSYDLATGELHVFQAKSVVFATGGVGKVYKTTSNAHTLTGDGMGIAFRRGIPLEDMEFFQFHPTGLAGLGILLSEAARGEGAILRNSEGERFMERYAPTIKDLAPRDIVARSMANEVREGRGAGPNKDYVLLDLTHLEPAHIDAKLPDITEFARTYLGVEPYTEPVPVFPTAHYAMGGIPTNIRAEVLQDNDTVVPGLYAAGEVACVSVHGSNRLGTNSLLDINVFGKRAGIAAAEYAVTAEYVEIPDNPLVETERLLDTMRSSEGGERVAQIRQELQDIMDANVQVFRTEQTLKEALEVIDKLEERYTRVTVQDKGKRFNLDLLEAVELGFLLDMAKVMTAAALHRQESRGGHFREDYPERDDENFMTHSMAYKDPSAAETSGVRLETKPVVFTRYQPMERKY, encoded by the coding sequence ATGCAGGTCCATAAGTACGACGTCGTTATTGTGGGCGCAGGTGGCGCCGGCATGCGCGCCGCGATTGAATCCGGCCAGCGCGCACGGACGGCTGTACTGACCAAGCTCTACCCCACCCGTTCGCACACGGGTGCGGCGCAGGGCGGCATGTGCGCCGCACTCGCCAACGTCGAGGAAGACAACTGGGAATGGCACACCTTCGACACCGTGAAGGGCGGCGACTACCTGGTGGACCAGGACGCCGCCGAGGTGATGGCGAAGGAAGCGATCGACGCGGTGCTGGACCTCGAGAAGATGGGCCTGCCGTTCAACCGCACGCCGGAGGGCCGCATCGACCAGCGCCGCTTCGGAGGCCACACCCGGGACCACGGCAAGGCCCCGGTACGGCGCTCCTGTTACGCCGCTGACCGCACCGGTCACATGATTTTGCAGACGCTGTACCAAAACTGCGTAAAGCACAATGTCGAGTTCTTCAATGAGTACTACGTGCTGGACATGCTGACGGTGGACGAGGAGTTCACCGTAGACGGCGTAACGCGCATCCGGAAGCGGGTTGCCGGCGTAGTGTCCTATGACCTCGCCACCGGTGAGCTGCACGTCTTCCAGGCCAAGTCCGTTGTGTTCGCCACCGGCGGCGTCGGGAAGGTCTACAAGACCACCTCGAACGCGCACACGCTGACCGGCGACGGCATGGGCATCGCCTTCCGCCGCGGTATCCCCCTGGAAGACATGGAGTTCTTCCAGTTCCATCCCACCGGCCTGGCCGGTCTCGGGATTCTGCTCTCTGAAGCAGCCCGCGGTGAGGGCGCGATCCTTCGCAACTCCGAGGGCGAGCGCTTCATGGAGCGGTACGCTCCGACCATTAAGGACCTCGCACCCAGGGACATCGTGGCGCGTTCCATGGCCAACGAGGTGCGGGAGGGCCGCGGTGCCGGGCCCAACAAGGACTACGTCCTCCTGGACCTGACGCACCTGGAACCGGCGCACATCGACGCGAAGCTTCCGGACATCACGGAGTTCGCCCGCACCTACCTGGGCGTGGAACCGTACACCGAACCGGTGCCGGTGTTCCCCACCGCGCACTATGCAATGGGCGGTATCCCCACCAACATCAGGGCTGAGGTTCTGCAGGACAATGACACCGTTGTCCCGGGTCTTTACGCTGCCGGTGAGGTTGCCTGCGTTTCCGTTCACGGCTCCAACCGTCTGGGAACCAACTCGCTGCTGGACATCAACGTCTTCGGCAAGCGTGCCGGTATCGCCGCGGCGGAGTACGCCGTCACCGCCGAGTACGTCGAAATCCCGGACAACCCGCTGGTCGAGACCGAGCGTCTGCTGGACACGATGCGGAGCTCAGAGGGCGGCGAGCGTGTTGCGCAGATCCGCCAGGAACTGCAGGACATCATGGACGCCAACGTCCAGGTGTTCCGGACCGAGCAGACCCTCAAGGAAGCCCTCGAGGTCATTGACAAGCTCGAGGAGCGCTACACCCGCGTCACTGTCCAGGACAAGGGCAAGCGGTTCAACCTTGACCTGCTGGAAGCCGTTGAGCTCGGATTCCTGCTGGACATGGCCAAGGTCATGACGGCAGCTGCCCTGCATCGTCAGGAATCCCGCGGCGGCCACTTCCGCGAGGACTACCCCGAGCGTGATGATGAGAACTTCATGACCCATTCCATGGCCTACAAGGATCCCTCCGCCGCTGAAACCAGCGGGGTGCGCCTTGAGACCAAACCGGTAGTCTTCACCCGTTACCAGCCCATGGAGCGTAAGTACTGA
- a CDS encoding mannose-1-phosphate guanylyltransferase, which yields MSTQEPSPLDRFHGVIPAGGTGTRLWPLSRAAAPKFLHDLTGSGSTLIRATYERLQPLSGKRIMVVTGKAHRRAVRAQLPELKDPDLVLESEPKDSGAAIGLAAAILYHRDPDIIMGSFAADAVIAPAEDFQAAVREAVHTAAEGYIVTIGILPTHPSTGFGYIRAGEPLDIDGAPSAHSVIEFVEKPSVAVAREYIDSGKYSWNAGMFVAPVALMLKHLEANEPVLYAGLMEIAAAWDTRSRNEVAARVWPTLPKIAIDYAVAEPAAAAGDVAMIPGNFSWDDVGDFAAIGRLNPAMENSELTVMGEGARVFSENASGIVVSDTKRVIALIGIDDVVIVDTPDALLVTTKEHAQEVKKAVESLRASGDVDVL from the coding sequence ATGAGTACTCAAGAGCCTAGCCCCCTGGACCGCTTCCACGGCGTGATCCCGGCAGGCGGAACCGGCACCCGGCTTTGGCCGCTGTCCCGTGCCGCCGCACCGAAGTTCCTGCATGACCTGACGGGCTCGGGCAGCACCCTGATCCGCGCAACGTACGAGCGGCTGCAGCCGCTCAGCGGCAAGCGGATCATGGTGGTCACGGGCAAGGCGCACCGCCGGGCTGTGCGCGCGCAACTGCCGGAGCTCAAGGACCCGGACCTCGTCCTGGAGAGCGAACCGAAGGATTCGGGTGCGGCGATCGGCCTGGCTGCGGCGATCCTCTATCACCGGGATCCGGACATCATCATGGGCTCCTTCGCAGCGGACGCGGTGATCGCGCCGGCGGAAGATTTCCAGGCGGCGGTCCGTGAAGCCGTTCACACTGCGGCCGAGGGCTACATCGTGACAATCGGCATTCTGCCCACCCATCCGTCCACGGGGTTCGGGTACATCCGGGCCGGCGAGCCGCTGGACATCGACGGCGCGCCCAGCGCCCATTCGGTGATCGAGTTCGTGGAGAAGCCTTCGGTAGCGGTTGCGCGCGAGTACATCGACAGCGGCAAGTACAGCTGGAACGCGGGCATGTTCGTCGCGCCGGTGGCGCTCATGCTCAAGCACCTCGAAGCGAATGAGCCCGTGCTCTACGCAGGCCTCATGGAAATCGCCGCGGCGTGGGACACCCGATCCCGCAACGAGGTTGCCGCCCGCGTCTGGCCCACCCTGCCGAAGATCGCGATCGACTACGCCGTTGCCGAACCTGCCGCCGCTGCCGGCGATGTAGCCATGATTCCCGGCAACTTCAGCTGGGATGACGTCGGCGATTTCGCCGCGATCGGCCGCCTCAACCCGGCTATGGAGAACAGCGAACTCACTGTGATGGGGGAGGGAGCCCGCGTCTTCTCTGAAAACGCCTCGGGCATCGTGGTGTCGGATACCAAGCGTGTGATCGCGCTGATCGGAATCGACGACGTCGTTATTGTGGACACTCCTGACGCACTTCTGGTGACCACCAAGGAACATGCCCAGGAAGTGAAGAAGGCAGTGGAGTCCCTGCGCGCCAGCGGCGATGTCGACGTCCTCTGA
- a CDS encoding exodeoxyribonuclease III — protein sequence MSSAHSLISSKHPDVLRIATVNVNGIRAAYRRGMQEWLEDRDIDILCLQEVRAPDKVVRDLLGDSWHILHAEAAAKGRAGVAVASRLEPTETREHIGDEYFATAGRWVEADFQLNGSTLSVVSAYVHSGEADSPQQQDKYRFLDLMSERLGELRRTRDHALVVGDLNVGHTTRDIRNWKGNLKKAGFLPEERAYFDHFFSDAVGWVDVHRDLAGDMDGPYTWWSWRGKAFDNDAGWRIDYHLATPELATAATTAVVDRAHSWEARFSDHAPLVVDYKLLQPRD from the coding sequence GTGAGTTCGGCACATTCCCTGATAAGCAGCAAGCACCCCGACGTCCTCCGTATCGCCACCGTGAACGTGAACGGAATCCGTGCAGCATACCGGCGGGGAATGCAGGAGTGGCTCGAGGACAGGGACATCGACATCCTGTGCCTGCAGGAGGTGCGTGCGCCGGACAAGGTGGTACGGGATCTCCTGGGCGATTCATGGCACATCCTGCACGCTGAGGCCGCGGCCAAGGGCCGTGCCGGCGTCGCCGTAGCGTCCCGACTGGAGCCCACCGAAACCCGCGAGCACATTGGTGATGAGTACTTCGCCACCGCGGGCCGCTGGGTGGAAGCAGACTTCCAGCTGAACGGCAGCACGCTCAGCGTTGTCAGCGCCTACGTGCACTCGGGGGAGGCGGATTCACCGCAGCAGCAGGACAAGTACCGGTTCCTCGACCTGATGTCTGAGCGCCTTGGCGAACTGCGCCGCACCCGGGACCACGCCCTGGTGGTTGGAGACCTCAACGTCGGGCACACCACCCGTGACATCCGTAACTGGAAGGGCAACCTGAAGAAGGCGGGGTTCCTTCCGGAGGAACGGGCCTACTTCGACCACTTCTTCAGCGATGCCGTGGGCTGGGTTGATGTTCACCGCGATCTCGCCGGGGACATGGACGGCCCCTACACCTGGTGGTCCTGGCGCGGCAAGGCCTTCGACAACGACGCCGGTTGGCGCATCGACTACCACCTCGCTACCCCTGAGCTGGCAACAGCCGCCACCACCGCCGTCGTCGACCGCGCCCACTCCTGGGAAGCGCGATTCTCGGATCACGCTCCGCTCGTCGTCGACTACAAGCTCTTACAACCCCGGGATTGA
- the sdhC gene encoding succinate dehydrogenase, cytochrome b556 subunit — protein sequence MSKTPAGTLYRGREGQWSWVAHRITGVVIFFFLLVHVLDTSLVRVSPEAYDAVIESYKNPIMGLGELGLVGAIVFHAFNGLRVVLVDFWKKGPRYQRQMLWAVIGLWAVTMIAFSIRHLAVVFGGH from the coding sequence GTGTCGAAGACACCAGCAGGCACCCTCTACCGCGGCCGCGAAGGCCAGTGGTCCTGGGTTGCGCATCGTATTACCGGCGTCGTGATCTTTTTCTTCCTACTCGTGCATGTGCTCGACACCTCGTTGGTGCGGGTTTCCCCCGAGGCCTATGACGCCGTGATCGAGTCCTACAAGAACCCCATCATGGGTCTCGGAGAGCTCGGACTGGTCGGCGCCATTGTCTTCCACGCCTTCAACGGCCTCCGCGTTGTCCTCGTGGACTTCTGGAAGAAGGGCCCCAGGTACCAGCGTCAGATGCTGTGGGCCGTCATCGGGCTCTGGGCGGTCACCATGATCGCCTTCTCCATCCGCCATCTCGCCGTTGTCTTCGGAGGTCACTAA
- a CDS encoding YihY/virulence factor BrkB family protein has translation MKLKLKVLQARRDLGRTRREKGGGVPVLLATFQYLLARLNAFRPMRAFQLYTSRHGPLMAAGIAYNMFFAIAALLVAGFSITGLIVSGNEELQGLIVQAVDSTTPGLIGEGGLARPRELFALQSELSLALVISTAIALFTSLRWIGGMREGMRGIFDVPPIETNPILMKLKDLGILLVLAVALAVTTAVGLTVNTVIDLVLQWLGFDSAARPLTQIAGTFVTLLLDTLVAVILFRAASSIEMPRAVLFQSAVIAGVGSTVLRTFSTLLLGGVDRNPLLAPFAVILGLFVWFFLLSQVYLLATAWGAIGAADARSARSRARGGRARSLRQRSRAAAAKTPEISRT, from the coding sequence ATGAAGCTCAAACTGAAAGTTCTGCAGGCCCGCCGCGACCTCGGCCGGACCCGACGGGAAAAGGGCGGGGGAGTGCCCGTGCTCCTGGCCACCTTCCAGTACCTGCTGGCCAGGCTGAACGCTTTCCGTCCCATGCGGGCCTTCCAGCTCTACACCAGCCGCCACGGCCCGTTGATGGCGGCCGGCATCGCGTACAACATGTTCTTCGCCATCGCCGCGCTGCTCGTCGCTGGATTTTCCATCACCGGGTTGATTGTCTCCGGCAACGAGGAGTTACAGGGTCTCATCGTGCAGGCTGTGGATTCCACAACGCCCGGTCTGATCGGCGAGGGCGGTCTAGCGAGGCCCAGGGAGCTATTCGCGCTCCAATCCGAGCTGAGCTTGGCCTTGGTCATCTCGACCGCCATCGCTTTATTCACGTCCCTCCGTTGGATCGGCGGAATGCGCGAGGGTATGCGCGGGATCTTTGACGTGCCGCCAATCGAAACCAATCCCATCCTGATGAAGCTGAAGGATCTCGGAATCCTGCTTGTCCTCGCTGTAGCGCTGGCCGTGACGACCGCGGTCGGCCTTACCGTGAACACGGTCATCGACCTGGTCCTGCAGTGGCTCGGCTTTGACAGCGCAGCCCGGCCCCTGACGCAGATCGCCGGTACCTTCGTCACCCTCCTGCTGGATACGCTCGTTGCAGTCATTCTGTTCCGCGCGGCTTCGTCGATTGAGATGCCGCGTGCGGTGCTGTTTCAGTCAGCCGTCATCGCCGGTGTGGGCAGCACCGTCCTGCGAACCTTCAGCACCCTGCTGTTGGGTGGCGTCGACCGAAACCCGTTGCTTGCGCCCTTCGCGGTCATCCTCGGCCTGTTCGTCTGGTTCTTCCTGCTAAGCCAGGTCTACCTGCTGGCAACGGCCTGGGGTGCCATCGGTGCGGCCGATGCCCGGTCAGCGCGCTCCCGGGCACGAGGCGGCCGCGCACGGTCCCTGCGGCAGCGCAGCAGGGCCGCTGCGGCCAAAACCCCGGAAATTTCGCGCACCTAA